Proteins from one Burkholderia sp. genomic window:
- the prmA gene encoding 50S ribosomal protein L11 methyltransferase: protein MSYRELVFELAREHAEALSDALIELGALSVSVENADAETSNEQPLFGEPGLTLERTAWQHSRLSALIDKSYDPVILLNAVANEIGLDATPAHAVREVGEQDWVRITQSQFDPISIGKRIWVVPSWHNVPDSDPDTLVLALDPGLAFGTGSHPTTRLCMEWLEQTVEAGQSVLDYGCGSGILAILAKKCGAGQVIGIDIDPQAVEAARHNSERNCAEVSYGLPDDCPTGEFDIVGANILLNPLKRMAAMLASKVRSGGRIVLSGVLARQAEEVASVYARYVDISVWREHEGWVCLAGTR from the coding sequence ATGAGCTACCGAGAACTCGTCTTCGAGCTCGCGCGCGAGCATGCCGAAGCGCTCTCCGATGCACTCATCGAGCTCGGCGCGCTTTCGGTTTCGGTGGAGAATGCCGATGCCGAAACGTCCAATGAGCAGCCGCTGTTCGGCGAACCCGGCCTCACGCTTGAGCGCACTGCCTGGCAGCATTCGCGCCTGAGTGCGCTGATCGATAAGTCGTATGATCCGGTCATTCTGCTGAACGCAGTCGCCAACGAGATCGGGCTCGACGCTACGCCCGCGCATGCGGTGCGCGAGGTGGGGGAGCAGGACTGGGTGCGCATCACTCAATCGCAGTTCGATCCGATTTCGATCGGTAAGCGGATCTGGGTGGTGCCTTCTTGGCACAACGTGCCTGATTCTGATCCTGATACGTTAGTGCTTGCGCTTGATCCGGGCCTGGCCTTCGGCACTGGCAGCCACCCGACCACGCGGCTCTGCATGGAATGGCTCGAACAGACCGTGGAAGCAGGCCAGTCTGTGCTTGATTACGGCTGCGGCTCCGGCATCCTGGCAATTCTCGCGAAGAAATGCGGCGCGGGCCAGGTGATCGGCATCGATATCGACCCGCAGGCGGTCGAGGCGGCACGCCACAACAGCGAACGCAACTGCGCCGAAGTTAGCTATGGCTTGCCCGACGATTGTCCGACCGGCGAATTCGATATCGTGGGTGCCAATATCCTGTTGAACCCGCTCAAACGGATGGCTGCGATGCTTGCCTCCAAGGTCAGGTCGGGCGGGCGCATCGTCCTGTCTGGCGTGCTCGCGCGGCAGGCCGAGGAGGTCGCCAGCGTCTATGCGCGTTATGTCGACATCTCGGTCTGGCGCGAGCACGAAGGTTGGGTATGCCTCGCGGGAACCCGGTGA
- the accC gene encoding acetyl-CoA carboxylase biotin carboxylase subunit, whose amino-acid sequence MFEKILIANRGEIALRIQRACRELGVKTVVVYSEADQEAKYVKLADEAVCIGPAPSNLSYLNMPALISAAEVTDAQAIHPGYGFLSENADFAERVEQSGFTFIGPRPDMIRMMGDKVSAKQAMIRTGVPCVPGSEGALPEDPKEIVKIARTVGYPVIIKAAGGGGGRGMRVVHTEAALVNAVNMTREEAGRAFNNSQVYMEKYLESPRHIEIQVLADAHKNALWLGERDCSMQRRHQKVIEEAPAPGIARRLIDRIGERCADACKKMSYLGVGTFEFLYENAEFYFIEMNTRVQVEHPVTELITGVDIVQEQIKIASGEKLLLRQREIQFRGHAIECRINAEDPFKFTPSPGRITSWHTPGGPGIRVDSHVYNGYFVPPNYDSMIGKLIAYGATREQAIQRMRIALSEIVVEGIQTNIPLHRELMLDSKFVEGCTSIHYLESRLAAKQQGAPEEALA is encoded by the coding sequence ATGTTTGAAAAAATCCTCATTGCCAATCGCGGCGAGATCGCCTTGCGTATCCAGCGCGCGTGCCGCGAACTCGGCGTTAAGACGGTCGTCGTGTACTCGGAAGCCGACCAGGAAGCCAAGTACGTGAAGCTAGCCGACGAGGCGGTCTGTATCGGCCCGGCTCCGTCGAACCTCAGCTACCTGAACATGCCCGCGCTGATCAGCGCGGCCGAGGTGACCGACGCCCAAGCGATCCACCCCGGCTATGGTTTCTTGTCGGAGAACGCCGACTTCGCCGAGCGCGTCGAGCAGTCCGGTTTTACCTTTATCGGCCCGCGTCCGGACATGATCCGCATGATGGGCGACAAGGTGTCGGCCAAGCAGGCCATGATCCGTACCGGCGTGCCCTGCGTGCCGGGTTCGGAAGGCGCTCTGCCGGAAGATCCGAAGGAAATCGTCAAGATCGCGCGCACGGTCGGCTATCCTGTCATCATCAAGGCAGCGGGCGGCGGCGGTGGGCGCGGCATGCGCGTGGTGCACACGGAAGCGGCGCTGGTCAACGCGGTCAATATGACCAGAGAGGAAGCCGGTCGGGCCTTTAACAACTCGCAGGTTTACATGGAAAAGTACCTCGAGAGCCCTCGACACATCGAGATCCAGGTGCTAGCTGACGCGCACAAAAACGCGCTCTGGCTCGGCGAACGCGACTGCTCGATGCAGCGTCGCCACCAGAAGGTTATCGAAGAAGCGCCGGCACCCGGTATCGCGCGCCGCCTGATCGACCGGATTGGCGAGCGCTGCGCAGACGCCTGCAAGAAGATGAGCTACCTCGGTGTCGGTACCTTCGAGTTTCTCTACGAGAACGCCGAGTTCTACTTCATCGAGATGAACACGCGAGTGCAGGTGGAACACCCGGTCACCGAGCTGATCACGGGCGTCGACATCGTGCAGGAACAGATCAAAATCGCCTCCGGCGAGAAGCTCTTGCTCCGCCAGCGCGAAATTCAGTTCCGTGGCCACGCGATCGAATGCCGGATCAACGCCGAAGATCCGTTCAAGTTCACGCCCTCGCCGGGTCGTATCACCTCCTGGCATACGCCGGGTGGCCCCGGAATCCGCGTCGATTCACATGTCTACAACGGCTATTTCGTGCCACCCAACTACGATTCGATGATCGGTAAGCTGATCGCCTATGGTGCTACGCGGGAGCAGGCGATCCAGCGCATGCGCATCGCGCTGTCGGAAATAGTGGTTGAGGGGATCCAGACCAACATTCCACTGCACCGCGAGCTGATGCTGGACTCGAAGTTCGTGGAGGGCTGCACCAGCATCCACTATCTCGAAAGCCGGCTGGCCGCTAAGCAGCAGGGCGCGCCGGAAGAGGCCTTAGCATGA
- the accB gene encoding acetyl-CoA carboxylase biotin carboxyl carrier protein, with protein MDLRKLKTLIDLVSESGISELEVTEGEDKVRIVKNVPSVYMQPDNGYAPQMSAPAPATAHLVEGATPAAPQGHAVTSPMVGTFYRAPSPGAEPFVQVGDTVKEGQTICIIEAMKLLNEIESDKAGFIKEILVENGQAVEYGQPLYVIG; from the coding sequence ATGGACCTTCGCAAGCTGAAAACTCTGATCGACCTTGTTTCTGAGTCCGGCATCTCCGAGCTGGAAGTCACGGAAGGCGAAGATAAGGTGCGTATCGTCAAAAACGTTCCGTCGGTCTACATGCAGCCTGACAACGGTTATGCTCCGCAGATGAGTGCCCCCGCTCCGGCAACTGCGCACCTGGTAGAAGGTGCCACCCCGGCTGCGCCGCAAGGCCACGCAGTCACCTCGCCAATGGTCGGCACCTTCTACCGCGCGCCCTCGCCGGGTGCCGAGCCGTTCGTCCAGGTTGGCGACACAGTCAAGGAAGGCCAGACCATCTGCATCATTGAAGCGATGAAACTGCTCAATGAGATCGAGTCCGACAAGGCAGGCTTCATCAAGGAAATCCTCGTCGAGAACGGCCAGGCGGTCGAATACGGCCAGCCGCTGTACGTGATCGGCTAA
- the ilvN gene encoding acetolactate synthase small subunit, giving the protein MRHIISVLLENEPGALSRVVGLFSARGYNIETLTVAPTEDHSLSRLTIVSIGSDDVIEQITKHLNRLIEVVTVVDLTDGAHIARELMLIKMRAIGTEREEIKRMVDVFRGRIIDTTEKTYIIELTGASDKLDVFIQGLDARAILETVRTGSSGIGRGERILKV; this is encoded by the coding sequence ATGAGACACATCATCTCCGTGCTGTTGGAAAACGAACCGGGTGCGCTCTCGCGTGTGGTTGGTCTGTTCTCGGCACGCGGCTACAATATTGAAACCTTGACAGTGGCACCGACCGAAGATCATTCGCTTTCACGGCTTACCATCGTCTCTATTGGCTCGGACGACGTGATCGAACAAATCACGAAGCATCTGAACCGCTTGATTGAGGTAGTGACAGTGGTAGACCTGACCGACGGTGCCCACATCGCACGAGAGCTGATGCTGATCAAGATGCGAGCGATCGGCACGGAACGTGAAGAAATAAAGCGGATGGTGGACGTTTTCCGCGGTCGCATCATCGATACTACGGAAAAGACCTACATAATCGAATTGACGGGCGCAAGTGACAAGCTCGACGTATTCATCCAGGGGCTGGATGCGCGGGCGATTCTTGAAACCGTGCGTACCGGAAGCTCGGGCATCGGTCGCGGTGAGCGTATCCTGAAGGTCTGA
- a CDS encoding acetolactate synthase 3 catalytic subunit: MNMPSAECATSEPLSGPSSDSIGGTVLMKALADENVEFIWGYPGGSVLYIYDELYKQEKIQHVLVRHEQAAVHAADAYARATGSVGVCLVTSGPGVTNAVTGVATAYMDSIPLVVISGQVPTASIGQDAFQECDTVGITRPCVKHNFLVKDVRDLAETVKKAFFIAYTGRPGPVLIDIPKDVSKTPCEYVPVKSVSLRSYNPVTRVHSGQIRNAVSLLLTAKRPYIYTGGGIILADASRELNQFADLLGYPVTNTLMGLGGYRASDPKFLGMLGMHGTYEANMAMQHCDVLIAMGARFDDRVIGDPAHFASSPRKIIHIDIDPSSISKRVKVDIPIVGHVQEVLKELIKQLQTVEYGPDTEALAQWWQDIENWRAKDCLKYDRESEIIKPQHVVETLWKLTGGNAFVCSDVGQHQMWAAQFYRFDKPRRWINSGGLGTMGFGLPAAMGVKIAHPDDDVVCITGEGSIQMCIQELSTCKQYDTPVKIISLNNRYLGMVRQWQQIEYSKRYSHSYMDALPDFVKLAEAFGHVGMRIEKSSDVEPALKEALRLKDRTVFLDFQTDPTENVWPMVQAGKGITEMLLGSESL; encoded by the coding sequence ATGAACATGCCCAGCGCGGAATGCGCCACGTCGGAACCGCTTTCTGGCCCCTCGAGCGACTCGATCGGCGGTACCGTGTTGATGAAAGCACTGGCTGACGAAAACGTCGAATTTATCTGGGGCTACCCCGGCGGCTCAGTCCTCTACATCTACGACGAACTCTACAAGCAGGAAAAGATCCAGCACGTACTGGTGCGCCATGAACAGGCGGCCGTGCATGCGGCGGATGCCTATGCGCGCGCGACCGGCAGTGTTGGCGTCTGCCTGGTGACCTCTGGCCCTGGCGTGACCAATGCCGTGACCGGCGTCGCCACCGCCTACATGGATTCGATCCCGCTGGTGGTGATCAGCGGCCAAGTGCCGACAGCTTCGATCGGCCAGGACGCGTTCCAGGAATGCGACACGGTCGGCATCACGCGCCCCTGCGTCAAGCATAACTTTCTTGTGAAGGACGTCCGCGACCTCGCGGAAACGGTCAAGAAAGCGTTTTTCATCGCCTATACCGGTCGTCCCGGCCCCGTGCTGATTGACATCCCGAAGGATGTCTCCAAGACACCCTGCGAATACGTTCCGGTCAAGAGCGTCTCGCTGCGCTCTTACAACCCGGTCACCAGGGTCCATTCAGGCCAGATCCGTAACGCCGTGTCGCTGCTGCTGACGGCCAAGCGCCCGTATATCTATACGGGCGGCGGCATCATCCTGGCCGACGCCTCGCGCGAGCTGAACCAGTTCGCCGACCTGCTCGGCTACCCAGTTACCAACACGCTAATGGGCCTGGGCGGCTATCGTGCCTCGGATCCCAAGTTCCTCGGCATGCTCGGCATGCACGGCACTTACGAAGCGAACATGGCAATGCAGCACTGCGACGTGCTGATTGCGATGGGTGCGCGCTTCGATGACCGCGTGATCGGCGATCCAGCTCATTTCGCCTCGAGTCCGCGCAAGATCATCCATATCGACATTGATCCATCTTCAATCAGCAAGCGTGTCAAAGTCGACATCCCGATTGTTGGCCACGTTCAGGAAGTGCTCAAGGAGCTGATCAAGCAGTTGCAGACGGTCGAGTACGGCCCCGACACTGAGGCGCTCGCACAATGGTGGCAAGACATCGAGAACTGGCGCGCCAAGGACTGCCTGAAGTACGACCGCGAGAGCGAGATCATCAAGCCGCAGCACGTGGTCGAGACGCTCTGGAAGCTTACCGGTGGCAATGCCTTCGTCTGCTCGGACGTTGGCCAGCACCAGATGTGGGCCGCACAGTTCTACCGCTTCGACAAGCCGCGTCGCTGGATCAATTCGGGCGGCCTGGGAACCATGGGATTCGGCCTGCCGGCAGCGATGGGCGTCAAGATAGCCCACCCCGACGACGACGTGGTCTGCATCACGGGCGAGGGTTCGATCCAGATGTGCATCCAAGAGCTGTCGACCTGCAAGCAGTACGACACGCCGGTCAAGATCATCTCCCTCAACAACCGCTACCTCGGCATGGTCCGCCAGTGGCAGCAGATCGAATACAGTAAGCGCTACTCCCATTCCTACATGGACGCGCTGCCCGATTTTGTGAAGCTAGCAGAGGCATTCGGCCACGTCGGGATGCGCATCGAAAAGTCGTCTGATGTAGAACCGGCGCTCAAAGAAGCGTTGCGTCTCAAGGATCGCACCGTGTTTCTCGATTTCCAGACCGATCCGACCGAAAACGTCTGGCCAATGGTCCAGGCCGGCAAGGGCATCACGGAAATGCTACTAGGATCGGAAAGTTTGTAA
- a CDS encoding LPS-assembly protein LptD produces MPPKLIFPRVSRAPPMRKRRLVVALLAVPGFVPAVAQAQLTGTTADPQPLGASPWDLRLAPQLEEHPLRPGSKPAGFVLADHTSGTTNQDLAAKGSAELRRCTTIVKADTLHYDQDTDMADAYGKVTVSGNGSTFYGREAHLRVEAHQGTMVTPKYRFTATGGSGSAQQAELLDSERAVMIDATYSVCQCANPAWYIKGSRFEFDTGADEGVARNGTLFFQGVPIFASPWLTFPLSGERRSGFLPPSLSLSSTNGFELAMPYYFNIAPNRDLTLTPKIISKRGVFMLAEYRYLSPTYSGGITGDFLPDNRVAYRDRYAIYLQHQQNFGNGFGSYVYYNKVSDQAYPGDFGSTKQCANGTQTLYQQETGLTYHNGPWSILTRYQHWQTLKPTVAPYGRESQLSVKYAKYNVGGFDFGTEADYTRFKITMADQPKGDRVMFNPYVSYGVYGPGYFIVPKAQLHLASYDLIYTRGGVPGQLERFTYSIPTLSLDTGPVFDRLVRLWGQDCIQTLEPRLYYVYTPYRKQLDAPLFDTAESDFGLAEIFTTNTFVGNDRISDENRLTAALTTRFLDAVAGDERVRFVIAQQYYFTDQRVTLDPNQAPTQARHSDLIVGASLKLGAGFASETAFQYNADNNQLVKSSIGFGYNPGERHVLNVAYRYTRANASTLVNEPINQILVSSQWPLTQHLYAVSRFNYDLAGTRVVDGLLGFQYDADCWAVGVGVQCTANGVNLSGQQSSSKRFMAQLTLKGLSNIDNGLIAAFKNGVLGYTPLPPAPPPQAQFSSYD; encoded by the coding sequence ATGCCACCTAAACTGATTTTTCCGCGCGTATCCCGCGCGCCCCCGATGCGCAAGCGACGCCTCGTGGTCGCCCTGCTCGCCGTACCCGGCTTTGTGCCCGCGGTCGCTCAGGCGCAGCTCACTGGCACGACCGCAGACCCACAGCCGCTCGGAGCGTCGCCGTGGGATCTGCGTCTGGCACCCCAGCTCGAGGAGCATCCGCTGCGTCCGGGCTCGAAGCCTGCCGGTTTCGTGCTGGCCGACCACACCAGCGGCACCACCAATCAGGATCTGGCCGCTAAGGGCTCAGCCGAGCTACGGCGCTGCACCACTATCGTCAAGGCCGATACGCTGCACTATGATCAGGACACTGACATGGCCGATGCTTATGGCAAGGTCACAGTGTCGGGAAACGGTTCGACCTTCTATGGTCGGGAAGCTCACCTGAGAGTCGAAGCGCACCAGGGCACGATGGTCACCCCAAAGTACCGCTTCACGGCTACCGGCGGCTCGGGCAGCGCGCAGCAGGCAGAGCTTCTTGACAGCGAGCGTGCGGTGATGATCGATGCAACCTACTCGGTTTGCCAGTGCGCGAATCCAGCCTGGTACATCAAGGGCAGCCGCTTCGAGTTCGATACCGGTGCCGACGAAGGCGTGGCGCGCAACGGCACGCTGTTTTTTCAGGGTGTGCCGATATTTGCGAGCCCCTGGCTGACCTTCCCGCTGTCAGGCGAGCGGCGCAGCGGCTTCCTACCGCCGAGCCTCTCGCTAAGCTCGACCAATGGTTTTGAGCTGGCGATGCCGTATTACTTCAATATCGCGCCGAACCGCGACCTGACGCTGACACCGAAAATCATCTCTAAACGCGGTGTGTTCATGCTAGCCGAGTATCGCTACCTGTCGCCGACCTACTCTGGCGGCATCACTGGAGACTTTCTGCCGGATAATCGGGTCGCGTATCGCGATCGCTACGCGATCTACCTACAGCACCAGCAGAACTTCGGCAACGGTTTTGGAAGTTACGTCTACTACAACAAGGTATCGGACCAAGCCTATCCGGGCGATTTCGGTTCGACCAAGCAGTGCGCCAACGGTACCCAGACGCTGTACCAGCAGGAAACCGGCCTGACTTACCACAATGGTCCCTGGTCGATTCTTACGCGCTACCAGCACTGGCAGACGCTGAAGCCGACCGTCGCGCCCTACGGTCGCGAGTCACAGTTGAGCGTGAAGTACGCGAAGTATAACGTCGGCGGCTTCGACTTCGGTACCGAGGCTGATTACACGCGCTTCAAGATCACCATGGCAGACCAGCCAAAAGGCGATCGCGTGATGTTCAACCCGTACGTTTCGTACGGGGTCTACGGCCCCGGCTATTTCATCGTGCCAAAGGCGCAGCTGCACCTCGCTTCGTATGATCTGATCTACACCAGAGGTGGCGTCCCGGGCCAGCTGGAGCGCTTCACCTACTCGATCCCGACGCTGTCGCTCGACACCGGGCCGGTATTCGACCGCTTGGTGCGCCTGTGGGGGCAGGACTGCATCCAAACGCTGGAGCCTCGCCTCTACTACGTCTACACGCCGTACCGTAAACAGCTCGACGCGCCGCTATTTGACACGGCCGAATCGGATTTCGGGCTGGCTGAGATTTTCACCACCAACACTTTTGTCGGAAACGACCGAATCTCGGACGAGAACCGTCTGACTGCGGCGCTGACCACGCGTTTCCTCGATGCGGTCGCTGGCGACGAGCGCGTGCGCTTCGTGATCGCGCAGCAATACTACTTCACCGACCAGCGCGTCACGCTCGACCCGAACCAGGCGCCGACGCAGGCGCGGCACTCGGACCTGATCGTCGGCGCCTCGCTCAAGCTCGGTGCCGGCTTCGCGTCGGAGACGGCCTTTCAGTACAACGCCGACAATAACCAGCTGGTGAAATCGAGCATTGGCTTCGGCTACAATCCGGGCGAGCGGCACGTGCTCAACGTCGCCTATCGCTACACGCGGGCCAACGCCTCGACGCTGGTCAACGAGCCGATCAACCAGATCTTAGTTTCCAGCCAGTGGCCGTTGACCCAGCACCTCTATGCGGTCAGCCGCTTCAACTACGACTTAGCGGGCACGCGTGTGGTCGACGGTCTACTCGGCTTTCAGTACGATGCCGACTGCTGGGCAGTGGGCGTTGGCGTGCAGTGCACAGCCAACGGAGTGAACCTTTCCGGTCAGCAGAGTTCGTCGAAGCGCTTCATGGCGCAGCTGACCCTGAAGGGACTGTCGAACATCGACAACGGCTTGATTGCTGCCTTCAAAAATGGCGTCCTCGGCTACACGCCGCTGCCGCCTGCTCCGCCGCCGCAAGCCCAATTTAGCAGCTATGACTAA
- the aroQ gene encoding type II 3-dehydroquinate dehydratase has translation MTRLLVLHGPNLNLLGTREPQVYGRVTLAEIDGALAEWASRVGAELVSFQSNHEGSLVDRIQAARNEQTDFIVINPAAYTHTSVAIRDTLASVGIPFVEVHLSNVHRREPFRHHSYFSDQAEGVICGFGWKGYLYALEHAFDKLHPAPRR, from the coding sequence ATGACACGTTTGCTGGTACTACACGGCCCCAACCTCAACCTTCTCGGTACCCGAGAACCGCAGGTCTATGGGCGCGTGACTTTGGCCGAGATCGATGGGGCGCTGGCCGAGTGGGCGAGCCGGGTAGGTGCCGAGCTCGTCTCGTTCCAGAGCAACCACGAGGGCTCCCTGGTCGATCGCATCCAGGCCGCCCGCAACGAACAGACCGATTTCATCGTGATCAATCCGGCCGCATATACGCATACCAGTGTCGCGATTCGCGACACGCTAGCCAGCGTCGGCATTCCGTTCGTCGAGGTGCACCTGTCGAACGTTCATCGTCGCGAACCGTTTCGGCATCACTCGTACTTCTCCGACCAAGCCGAGGGCGTGATCTGCGGCTTCGGCTGGAAAGGCTATTTGTATGCGCTCGAACATGCGTTCGACAAATTGCATCCTGCGCCGCGCCGCTGA